Genomic segment of Arachis hypogaea cultivar Tifrunner chromosome 11, arahy.Tifrunner.gnm2.J5K5, whole genome shotgun sequence:
GGAAGATTACAATAGCGATAGcgaagaagagttcgaaagcaacTACGAAGTTGTTGGTCCAGATGGAGATGGAGATCAAGGTGGCAGACCTATGGCTCCGGATGTATCAGATGTGGCAAATGCATTGGCAAACGAAGTGCCATTTGAGGAGCCATCATTCATGCGAGTTTTGGATTTGGAAGTCATGCATGTTCCGGAGTTTCCGGATTATACCAGTGCAGGTACGTAATTCTCTATATTTATAATATCTAttagaatattttaataatttatgttGATAGTTGGACCAACTAGCTAAGTAAAGTGTGAAAATTTActgaattagtatttatttttattcacgtGTTTGTGTATCTAAGTTTAAGAAAGTTAATTTTTTAGCAAGTGACTGAATTAGTTGAATATTAGTTAGAAATTATATAGAAATTTGTAAATCAGTTAAATATTAGTTAGGATTTACGTGTGAAGTTAGAAAACTTCAGTAAATATATTTATTCGTATTTATTCTAGTAAGTTAGTAAATTAGATTAATATAAATTAGGGTTAATTAGTAAAATAGTAAACCAGCGAGTTAGTTAAATAGAAATTAATATCCGATAGTAAATTAGTGGAAAATAAATTTGCAGTAATTGTAGATAAGTCAAttagttaaatataaataaattggaGTTATGTTATAATTGATGCAATTACAAATTGTTTACGTTCATTTTCGATGTTACAATATTTGTGTTTTAAATATGTTTTGTATGGCTGTCCTTGTGGCAGAAATTCCTTttgtcgcagatggtgaatttgctGTTGGGATGGAATTCAGTTCTAGAGAAACTGTTATTAAGGCGATAAAAGAGTATACCATACGAAGAAGCGTAGACTACCGGGTCTATGAGTCTGAACCATTGACATTTTATGCTAAGTGTACACAGTATGGgtcagggtgtgattggcttatccgggttagcatgatcagccggaagtactgttgggttataaAGAGGTATAATGGCAGTCACACATGTATCAGAGCAACAATTTCTCAGGATCATTCGAAGTTGGATTCGAAtacaattgcagaagcaataaagccgttGGTTGAGGCTGATCCCGCCTTAAAGGTAAAATCGGTTATAGCAGAGGTGCAATCGAAGTTCAACTACACCGTTAGTTATcggaaagcatggttggctaagcaaaaggcagtggaaaaaatatttggaggctgggaagcatcgtacgaagccttgcctatatggtttgaggccatgtgtcataaggagcTATCAGCTGTTGTtcattttgagactatgcctgcatatcaaggTGACGACTTGGTGACTGATATTCGGGTATTGCATCGGGTCttttggagttattacccctgcattagagcattcagacattgtaagccAGTTGTACAGGTGGATGGGACACACTTGTACGGAAAGTACAAGGGTTGTCTACTAGTGACAGTTTCACAAGATGGCAACAACAATATCGTCCCAATTGCTTTTGCTATTGTGaagggagagacttctgatgcatggTACTTTTTCCTTAGTAACCTTCGCCAGCATGTTGTCACTCGAGATGGTGTGGGACTGATATCCGACCGTCATGAATTCATAAATGCCGCTGTGGAAAGGAGTAACGGTGCTTGGTCACCTCCAAGAGCTTTCCATatgttttgcatcaggcatatagaATCGAATTTTCTGAGGAAATTCAAGGCGCCATACTTGCAGAAACTGGTCGTCAATTTAGGTAACGCTTagcaaagttaattattttactaacagATTTACCGCCAATGAGTGTGTTAGcctctttatttttgtttctatctttttatcataCAGGATATTCGAGGACGGTGCGGGAGTATGAAGTACGATACCAACGTTTACAAGAACGGGGCGAGGCCTACACTAACTGGTTAAACCGAATCCCCCCGCGAATAGTACGCGTTGGCTTTTGATGGTGGATATCGATGGGGTCATATGACGACGAATCTAGTGGAATGCATAAACTCAGTATTGAAGGGTGCTCGCAATCTACCCGTTACTGCCCTTGTGAAGGCAACATTTTACAGACTTAACGAGTTGTTCACACGAAAAAGAGCGGAGGCGGAAGCCCGGATTACTGCTGGGCATGTGTTTTCTGATGTCGTGACGTCGAAGTTACATGCAAACCAAGTTGCATCTGGAAACATACAGGTTAGTTGCTTTGACAGGCAGAATGAGGTCTTTGAGGTGTGTGAGATGCCTAGTGGACTTGAGTTTGCAGTCGACCTACGAGGCCTTCGATGTGATTGTGGTGAGTTCCAGGTAGATAGAATCCCCTGTCGACATGTGTTCGCATATTGTGCCAACCAGCGACTAGACTGGCAACTATATGTGCATGATGTGTATAAGATGGACCAAGTTCGGCGGGTGTACCGAGCAAGGTTTAGGCCACTAGGTAATCCGACTACATGACCTGCTTACAACGGACCTCGGTTCATACCAAATCCTTTCCTGAGACGAGTGACGAAAGGTCGCCCCAGAATGACGcgcttcttgaatgagatggacacgcGTATGTTACGTCGGCCTAGGCGATGTAGGCTTTGTGGAGCTGAGGGACACAGCCGTAGCAGATGCCGTCAGTCCAGTGGTGCAAATGCCGGCGGACAGACTCAGTAGGTTCACAGTCTAGGATGATAATACATATGTATCATTATATAATATCACGAGTTGTCCACCTGtgttaagaaattattttatgtAACATGAGCTGCTCTATGTAGCATTATCAAAATGGACAATCTAGTATTATTCTCCACCTGTATCGTTATGTAATATGACATCAACTGCCAAAATGACTTAATCTGATATGTCATTCTTAGTAAATTATTCGAAAAATTTTGCAACACTAATACATAGTCCAGGATATTAATACATAAATAAGttcattaataataaaatattatgaaCATACAAAGTAATCTTACAACAATCCAGGTCATTAATACAAACTATCCAACACATATAAAGTACGCTAAACATAGTCCACAtaattaatacacaaataagtTTATTACACCACCACTACTTTCTCATTGCCCACTTAACATCCTTCACAAAGTTCTTGCATTTTTTAGCTGCCTTTTTGAACACGGATGGAGTGTAGCGATTAGCGCTATGACGTGGCGGATCAATCCTCAGATTGTAACCTTTTGCTTTGTCATCCGGAGTGTCACAATGACCTGCatacaatttaataaaaaaaattaaatttatggtTTTAGGTAATCAAAACAAGAGAGATACCACATATCAGTTACTCAAATCAGATGGAGATACCATTTATGAACACAGAATGAGTCACTAATAGAACATGTAAAGCAAAATACAGAATCATCTTACCATCATTACGTGATTCCTCATCCTCATCGAACTCCTCTATATCATCCTCGTCATCCGATTCATCTACTAGATACGCATTGGTGTCCTCTTCGAGTGTGTTAGCATCTTCTTCAATAGGTACCATGGAAACACGGTTAGGATTTTGACTATTAAGAACTCCACGCCCACCTTTACTTCTACTAGAGTCAACAGACACGAATCCTCCAGAAGCAACCGATGAGGTATGGCATGGAAGCCTCGCATCCAACGAATACCTACCTGCCGTGAAATCAGGCTGATTGCGATATTGTGAATGTCCAGCATCTGCAGCCATGAACCCAAGCAATTGACTAAAAGAACCTCCTTCTCCTGTTTCATACTGTGGCATACCCCAAAATTGTTGATGCATTGGAAATGTAGTTGTGAACTGTGTCTAAGGTACATATTGGCATGAGGATTGAGGTTGCTCTTCTGGAATCGGATTTGGAGGTGGTGGCGGCGATTGGGCCTCCTGATCCTCATTGTCATCATCAGCATCCTGACTACCCTCTTCCATATCCTCATTACCCCGGTCCATCTCCTCATTACCCTCATCCAAATCCTGATTACCCTCATCATTTTCTTCTACTACAAGGTTCAACAAGTATAAGCGGTCCCCAAATTTTGTTCGGTACCAGTACATGTAAGACTCCAATGGATATTGTGAGGGCATCAGAACCTCAGAAAGAACGTGATGATACCTGTTTGTCCAATGCATCACCCAATATGAATGAGTCGGTGCCGTGACCCAATTAAGATTCTTAGGACCAGTAGGGACTTCTCCATACGCCTTGTCCAGATTCTGTTCCTGATTAGGTTCTCCCTGAATTAAATTGAACTGTCACCTAATCCTATCGGTGGCATGCCACTCGATGCATTCGAATGACACCAACGGCACTGTTGCGCTCCATACAACCGACTGCATGTAGATTTCAGGAGGAATTATATTCGGATCCACACGGTCCACAGAATAAGCAGCCCACACAAATTGCCAATCATAAATGAAACTCATAAGTCCAACCCACATCACATTTACAATACCAAtgcttcatcaatttagctaaaCACTAAATCCGAAAGTAATACATCTTTAATGAAAACTAACCTGGCCTTCCTGAAGTTCATCGAATGCCTTCCTAAAGTGACTTAGCGTCAGATATCTATATCGTCGGTCACCAcgctcccagttacgccacctaatatgatatatttatttagtgCAACTGAATTCTAAATATCAAGAAATGAAAACATTGTAACATAATATTACCTGTTTGCTAGCAGAAAACTGCGTGGTTTCCTAGGTAGCGGAGATAGATAAGGCAGTCGGATCCAAGCCCATACGAGCGGAAGGGTTAGTGGACCATCGATTTCCTTGCAGTTAAAGCGAGATGCCCTACATAATGCCCTGTAAAGGTGTGCCAAGCATGCTGATCCCCAGCTATACTGTCCAATACTGCCGAAGTCACGAAGCAATGGTAGAAACTTCCAGTGGACAGCTGCCCCAGATTTATCCCCAAACAAGATCGTCCCGATCAGCAACATAATGTGGCACTTCACATACCTACATATACTTATCTCATCAATCAActgtaaattttcttttaagtcgcGCAGCCACGTAAGTTTTATGCAGCATCCTCTACACTGTTCTTTAGACGGTGCAACTCTAAATTGTTCCAAACACTCAGCCTGCAACGCTTCGAAACTACTCATTGTCATCCCCGTGACTGGAAGACCATCCGTCGAAAGACCAAGAATTAAAGCGACGTCTTCCAGAGTTACAGCACATTCACCAATGGGAAGATGAAACGTATGTGTATCTGGGTGCCACCGTTCAATTAGATCATTCACAAGTGCTTTCTGGCACTGTACTACACCTATCTGAGATGCATGATAAAACCCAGTAACTCGTAAATACTCCTCAACCCTATCGTCGTACCGATCAGGAGGAAGTGGATGATTACATGTCACCATTCTTAATTTCTACAAAAAACATAACAACTTATTAGTCAACTAATTAACCATTACTAACTTACTACTAGGCGGCAATAAAGTTCTAAGTAGATCAAATCATTAACAAAATTGTTGCACAACTAACTCAACAACACATATTAGTTGAAACCACAAAACATTCATAAATTATTTGACTAAGTCAAAGTAAAACAAATATTTACAACAAATATTTGACTAATCCTTGAAATCTCTCCAACTTAACTATTAATGACATCTACTAATAAATACATTCCTAATCAGTTCCAGAGACTATGACAACATtagaattatatatttatttccaGTAGATTCCAATTTTGAtaatatataacattataatttgtatttttaattatctattaACTAGTACTTATGTAAAGTTAAACACAGatatataaattctaaaatttactAATAATCATCCTCATTATCTTTCTAAATTCATTTACTAATAACAATAATGAATAATTAACTTCTACAGTTATGATTATAATTAATGAAATCAAactaaatattagataaaaattaatactaagcattcattttttttccttaCATTCAATTACTGTTCGcacaataatatttaattttctaacaattataacttgaaaaaattaaaaaaaaaaccttctataaaaaattttattaaagatcCAGTCCTATTTtacattttataatttattttctaaatactATTTTTCACTTCACTTCCTAAcactaataataaatatattaaaaataattaaacaaattaaaaaaaaaactgtatTTGTTTTACATAACATCATTCTAACTAACGCTTTTTAATTTTCAGATTCTatgtaacaacaataataaaaattcagaccataacaataacaattttaaaaaataaataataaaaaaaattcaggaaaaaaataaaaataatttaaaaaatagttcTAACCATTCTATGTATATTTCTAACCTCAGATCCTAACAATAACAGGAACAACTAAATTGTAAgaacaatatttaaaattataaaaatttaacaaaatattaaat
This window contains:
- the LOC112722201 gene encoding uncharacterized protein: MSDRVLLKVYYFGQILLQISEGVRFVCENSLDVVIPFTISFEELKGVICEKIQSERARSVACILYRYPVQVFGGFVQFQTKYVTDEASMHEMFSMYIENRSQLAFIELYVEFEQSEADRNILREDYNSDSEEEFESNYEVVGPDGDGDQGGRPMAPDVSDVANALANEVPFEEPSFMRVLDLEVMHVPEFPDYTSAEIPFVADGEFAVGMEFSSRETVIKAIKEYTIRRSVDYRVYESEPLTFYAKCTQYGSGCDWLIRVSMISRKYCWVIKRYNGSHTCIRATISQDHSKLDSNTIAEAIKPLVEADPALKVKSVIAEVQSKFNYTVSYRKAWLAKQKAVEKIFGGWEASYEALPIWFEAMCHKELSAVVHFETMPAYQGDDLVTDIRVLHRVFWSYYPCIRAFRHCKPVVQVDGTHLYGKYKGCLLVTVSQDGNNNIVPIAFAIVKGETSDAWYFFLSNLRQHVVTRDGVGLISDRHEFINAAVERSNGAWSPPRAFHMFCIRHIESNFLRKFKAPYLQKLVVNLGYSRTVREYEVRYQRLQERGEAYTNWLNRIPPRIVRVGF
- the LOC114924668 gene encoding uncharacterized protein, with product MTTNLVECINSVLKGARNLPVTALVKATFYRLNELFTRKRAEAEARITAGHVFSDVVTSKLHANQVASGNIQVSCFDRQNEVFEVCEMPSGLEFAVDLRGLRCDCGEFQVDRIPCRHVFAYCANQRLDWQLYVHDVYKMDQVRRVYRARFRPLGNPTT